In one window of Macrobrachium nipponense isolate FS-2020 chromosome 2, ASM1510439v2, whole genome shotgun sequence DNA:
- the LOC135221534 gene encoding uncharacterized protein LOC135221534 → MMESVQTSSVALAILLLIFYMQDLSSALQITKIQVPSHVATGESGSLDCDFTDDGDTIYALKWYLGLDEFYRWTPAENPQGKTFPVLGNPIAVDLKSSRKGKVRFHHVTLEASGVYRCEVSAEAPSFHTESAVATMTVVDLPDGKPQIRGVRPSYQLRDEVILNCSSSLSQPAAKLKFYINDEQADPLWIHPYNAIEDSFTGLETSVLGLRFPLWPRLLRQGMVSVKCTAEILNLYWDSSEAFILVDIPFHASIMEGRASGAAGNKTTQMTQVVAAMAALIFLCLLL, encoded by the exons ACTTATCCAGCGCTTTACAAATCACGAAGATCCAGGTGCCCAGCCACGTGGCCACGGGGGAAAGTGGGTCACTGGACTGTGACTTCACCGACGACGGAGACACCATCTACGCCCTCAAGTGGTACTTGGGGCTCGACGAATTCTACAGGTGGACCCCGGCGGAGAACCCCCAGGGGAAGACCTTTCCAGTTCTCGGGAATCCGATCGCCGTCGACCTGAAGTCCTCCCGGAAGGGCAAAGTGAGGTTCCACCACGTCACCCTCGAGGCTTCGGGCGTCTACCGCTGCGAAGTGTCGGCGGAGGCGCCCTCCTTTCACACCGAGTCGGCTGTCGCCACCATGACAGTTGTAG ATTTACCTGACGGCAAGCCTCAGATACGAGGTGTTCGACCGAGCTACCAACTCAGAGACGAGGTGATCCTGAATTGTTCGTCCTCGCTATCCCAGCCGGCTGCAAAACTCAAGTTTTACATAAACGACGAGCAG GCAGATCCTCTATGGATCCACCCCTACAACGCGATAGAGGATTCCTTCACCGGCCTCGAGACCTCGGTCCTCGGCCTGAGGTTTCCCCTGTGGCCGAGGCTCCTCCGTCAGGGCATGGTGAGCGTCAAGTGCACTGCGGAAATCCTCAACCTCTACTGGGACTCCAGCGAGGCCTTCATCCTCGTCGACATCCCGTTCCACGCCTCCATCATGGAAGGTCGGGCTTCGGGAGCCGCAG GCAACAAAACGACCCAGATGACGCAAGTGGTGGCAGCAATGGCAGCGTTGATATTCCTCTGTTTGCTGCTATAA